The Anopheles maculipalpis chromosome 3RL, idAnoMacuDA_375_x, whole genome shotgun sequence genomic sequence TTGATAAGCGAACGATGTCTTACCTCAACCCTGTAGCCTGTGGGCGAAATAAGACCCAGCTCGCGTAGGGTCACCGCCACGTCCGATGGTGTTCCGTCCGTTCGCCGGTTGACGAAGGCGATCGCGTACGAGTAGTACGTCTGGTAGATGGGAGTGATCGGTCGGGACCAAATCTCGATGCCCTTGTGCTGTGCGAGAGGTGTGGCATAATGAATAATGTGATACCGCTTAGTTAGGATGCAAATAGGCTTACCTTGTAAATTCTTCGCCCCTGAATACCGAGCGGATCTTGATCGACCGCAATAATTTTGCGGTTCTGTAGAATTGCCTTAAACTCTGGCCGGATCGTACGCAAATCAACGGACATCATGAGAGGTGCGGCCATGATTGCCCAGAGGGCCATCTGCGTCTTGGATTGTTCGTAGCTAAGTCCAAAGTTTCCAATGATCAACTGTAAAGAATGGGAAGCCAGTAAGGACGGGGCAGTCTTACGCGAAAACACTCATGAGTCACGAATCATTACCATGTCGGGATCATTCCAGTGTCCGGGACCAGCATTCGGTATGATCGCATCCTGATTGTTGCCATAATAATCGATGATGCTCTCCAGTGAAGCCCACGAGTCCTGAATGTCGTCATAGTTACGCCACAGATTGCAGTGCTGGATAATCGACGAGTAGTTAGGCTGTGACGGATGGACATAAGAATATAATTAGATTCTACTTCAATTGTGACTCTATCGCAAACTTTTTTAGCTCCTTAACCCACATTCATGCCTGCATAAATCTGGTACACTGGCCAGCTGCACGAGTAGATCATCGGACGCCCGGTGGCATTCAGATTACGTCCAAACTCCGGATAACCGTGATCCATGTCAATCGGCAGAGAGTAACAACCGTCCAGTTTCACATAATCCACATCCCAAGAAGCAAACTGGGCTGCATCGTTTGCGGAGAAGCCAAGAATTCCCGGATACCCGGCACACGTGTAATTTCCGTAATCCTCGTAGATGCCGAATTTGAGACCCTTGGCGTGCACGTAGTTTGCCAGCGCCTTCATACCACTCGGGAAGCGACGTCTATCGGCGACCAACTCACCGCGCGGTCCACGCGACTTCTCCAACCAGCAGTCGTCGACGTTGATGTACTCGTAGCCTACGGCTGCGTAGCCTTCACTCACCACCAGATCGGCCATCGTGCGGAAAAGGTGTTCGCTGAAAAGGTCGAGAAATAGttaatatttatattaaatATCATGCTGTCTTTAACATCTAATGGGAAATGTGAGAACTACGAATAAGCACGTTAGTGTCTTAAAATTTTGCAgctttgtttatgtttctaAAATTGTTTAGCCGAAAGCCATACAGTTTGACTATTCTTCTAGAGTAATGGACTCGAAACTATGCTTATTATGATGCAAGAAATCAGAATACATCTAGCATAGAATTcatctgtttatttttatgtgaatCAGAAGAAAATTGTTGATAAGATCACTAGCAGACCACCTGGATAACCTAAGGGAACTCGCGTTAGCTAAAATATGAAGTGATTTAGATCATTAAGCCTTTCTATAAAATATATAGAATTTTGAAGAAACGGAAATAGAATCTTTAGATGCTCCTGGTCAGCATGTATCGAAATATTCACCTTTCATCCAACCCAACGTGGATCAATTCACAGTTCCCCTTCCGTAAGAGACATTGTAAAACTGAGCCTTTAAGTCCCACAAAATGTAAAGCAGCATACAAATATAGCCTGAACGAGAAGGGCACACGGCCATCTTCTGATGATTTGTAGACCGCCCACGGCATTGGTGAGCGGCACTAGCAGTGTTGAGGGTTTGTCGTGATTTCCTGGATTCACGCCTGTCTCGATACCTCGAGGGCAACGGTTACACTATAGGTCAACTGGCCCCCTTTTCTGCGTGTTATACCCCTGTTCGAATGTAACTCCTGCCTAAATGCAGTTTgcaggaaaaaggaaattccCAATGACACAGTGACCGGTTCAGTTTGTGTGCGAAACGACCGTTTGTGACAAAGAATCTATGACCCAGATTTAGCTCAATCTACTCGAACTTCTCCAAGTTCGTTTTCCATAGGTTCATGTGGCATGAAAATGACACGACTTCTTGAACAAGCGGGACATGATTCGAGAAGGACGCTCGTAAGCGACAGAAGCGGTACGGTGTTACCTAGGTACCTGTAACCGCGCCAAAGAAGCGTTTGATCGATCGACAAGATAGCACTTCACAAGTCTTGGTTGGGGTTTAGAGGGATTATCCCGTCTGGCGGATGGGGTGTTCGAGCAGATCTGCCATGATCCGATACGAGCCTGAGTGGAATCCATTGAGAAAGAGCAATATTGTTATATTCAATTTATCTTCAACCACCTTGCTTCCAATAATGCTGTGTATCGCTGCGTTGTTCGGCGTTATCGGGTTGGCCTTTGGAGTTTTTCACCCCGGTTCGCTAAACAATCGAAACGGAGCGATGAAGCGTTTGGTGTGGAGCTTATTGAATGAAACACCTTCAGGGTGGTATCGATTTTTAAATAGTCCTCTTAAATAGATTATGAT encodes the following:
- the LOC126564697 gene encoding alpha-N-acetylgalactosaminidase; translated protein: MTQRKSKGGTTMMSTAMLLATVLAIALLPVCIYSLENGLARTPPMGWLSWERFRCNTDCEGDPENCISEHLFRTMADLVVSEGYAAVGYEYINVDDCWLEKSRGPRGELVADRRRFPSGMKALANYVHAKGLKFGIYEDYGNYTCAGYPGILGFSANDAAQFASWDVDYVKLDGCYSLPIDMDHGYPEFGRNLNATGRPMIYSCSWPVYQIYAGMNPNYSSIIQHCNLWRNYDDIQDSWASLESIIDYYGNNQDAIIPNAGPGHWNDPDMLIIGNFGLSYEQSKTQMALWAIMAAPLMMSVDLRTIRPEFKAILQNRKIIAVDQDPLGIQGRRIYKHKGIEIWSRPITPIYQTYYSYAIAFVNRRTDGTPSDVAVTLRELGLISPTGYRVEDLYEEVDYGVLSPQTKIKVKVNPSGVVILRADVQPERFSKRPYNPIFYRYPN